The following are encoded together in the Hemicordylus capensis ecotype Gifberg chromosome 4, rHemCap1.1.pri, whole genome shotgun sequence genome:
- the PROK1 gene encoding prokineticin-1 isoform X2, with the protein MKIVIQIFCFFLLTTFYKCAVITGACERDLQCGGGTCCAISLWIRGLRMCTPLGQEGDECHPISHKVPFFGKRQHHTCPCLANFICSKFIDGRYRCSVDFKSMDF; encoded by the exons ATGAAAATAGTTATCCAAatattttgtttctttctcttAACCACCTTCTACAAGTGTGCTGTGATCACAGGg GCCTGTGAGAGAGATCTCCAGTGTGGAGGTGGGACATGCTGTGCCATCAGCTTGTGGATCCGTGGGCTCCGGATGTGTACTCCATTAGGGCAAGAGGGAGATGAATGCCATCCCATCAGCCACAAG GTCCCTTTCTTTGGAAAACGGCAGCATCATACCTGTCCATGCTTGGCAAACTTCATCTGCTCCAAATTCATTGATGGCCGATACCGATGTTCAGTAGATTTCAAAAGCATGGACTTTTAA
- the PROK1 gene encoding prokineticin-1 isoform X1, giving the protein MKIVIQIFCFFLLTTFYKCAVITGSLESFKACERDLQCGGGTCCAISLWIRGLRMCTPLGQEGDECHPISHKVPFFGKRQHHTCPCLANFICSKFIDGRYRCSVDFKSMDF; this is encoded by the exons ATGAAAATAGTTATCCAAatattttgtttctttctcttAACCACCTTCTACAAGTGTGCTGTGATCACAGGg AGTTTGGAGTCTTTCAAG GCCTGTGAGAGAGATCTCCAGTGTGGAGGTGGGACATGCTGTGCCATCAGCTTGTGGATCCGTGGGCTCCGGATGTGTACTCCATTAGGGCAAGAGGGAGATGAATGCCATCCCATCAGCCACAAG GTCCCTTTCTTTGGAAAACGGCAGCATCATACCTGTCCATGCTTGGCAAACTTCATCTGCTCCAAATTCATTGATGGCCGATACCGATGTTCAGTAGATTTCAAAAGCATGGACTTTTAA